The Bradysia coprophila strain Holo2 chromosome IV, BU_Bcop_v1, whole genome shotgun sequence genome includes a region encoding these proteins:
- the LOC119066859 gene encoding uncharacterized protein LOC119066859, with product MGNFKKMCWPMIFRLILIIDSAVFLLKSSVPIYMIVFGIKEKAVYDQLEKSDSSHLNTMILTFLFLGASIELILISVRFYTNWSQHRNEKFEDNSADNGKNYCCSTSCWFVVSMFHIAINAALIVLDWTEGRWLSMVVISFITWEIFFFCFMVTFKVLFCTVFVAKRKTVETENGIPTEQPKVVQI from the exons ATgggaaatttcaagaaaatgtgttGGCCAATGATTTTCCGTTTAATTTTGATCATCGATTCG GCTGTTTTCCTATTGAAATCGTCCGTGCCTATTTATATGATTGTGTTTGGAATCAAAGAGAAAGCGGTGTACGATCAACTGGAAAAATCGGATTCATCTCATTTAAACACCATGA TACTTACATTTCTCTTCCTTGGAGCCTCAATTGAGTTAATTCTGATTTCGGTCAGATTTTATACGAATTGGAGTCAACATcgcaatgaaaaatttgaagataATTCTGCTGATAAT ggaaaaaattattgttgctCCACTAGCTGTTGGTTCGTTGTAAGTATGTTTCATATTGCAATCAATGCAGCTCTGATTGTATTAGACTGGACAGAAGGAAGATGGTTGAGCATGGTCGTTATCAGTTTCATAACctgggaaatattttttttctgctttatGGTCACATTTAAGGTTTTATTTTGCACGGTTTTTGTTGCAAAGAGAAAGACTGTGGAAACGGAAAATGGAATACCAACGGAACAA